In Acidobacteriota bacterium, the sequence GTTTCATTGGATAGATGCTCTCCCGTGACGATTCGGTTTCGCAAGGTTAGGCGATAGCGCAAACAAGGCCAGATCGTGCAAAAAATCAACGCACCACGTCGACCGTGATCGAGACCTCGCTGAACATGCCAGCATCGTCTTTGACCCGCATTGTGAGCACATGTGTTACCGGAGCGCCGGCCGCGCCTCTCAGAAGGATCACCGCATCCTTGCCAACCCCGAGTCTCACGCTCGTCTGGTCCGAGAACCATTCGTACGTCAAAACACCCGAACCGTCGTAGTCCGCAGACCCCGAAGCTCTACCAGACCAGAACACGCCCTGCTGATCCGAACCGTTCACCGTCAACCGGGCCAGGTCCGTGGGAGCCACGATGACAAGGTCAAACGGCGGCTGGTTGGGCGCCGTTGTAGGCGGGGCAGAGGTTGTTTTTGTTGTCGTTGTTGTTGTCGTGTCACCTAAAGCCACAGGCGTGTTTTGATTGACAGTCGTCGATACCAACTGGTCTCCGGGTAGGCGATCGGCGGCGACTGCGGTGACACCGAAGACGGCGATGACGACACCAAGCGCCGCAAGATACTTCCGCCATCGGCCAGAGGACCCCCCTCCGCCATTGCCAGGGAGTGCGCCCCATACGGAGTCCGCAAGTCCGGTCGGGGCGGGCACCGCAGCCAAAGCCGCGAGGACTTGGTGCGGTGCGAGCATGCGCTTTTTACGTTCAGTGCACTCGTCACACTCTGCGACGTGACGCTCAACGTTCTTTCGGAGTTGCTCATCCACTGGCGG encodes:
- a CDS encoding sigma-70 family RNA polymerase sigma factor — its product is ADAAEVVQDVFVLVDTKVGQLREPAAFRGWIFAIARRQSLNRIRDRKNVQPMAPIATDERPLNPLLTAVDVSRIDDPEHASAVKELAQLVWEAAEALPEKQYMLLDLSVRQGLDSGEIAKVLGVTRGNAYTMFSRMRARLGDQIGTYLLVRKGSRHCRGLELVVASADLPPVDEQLRKNVERHVAECDECTERKKRMLAPHQVLAALAAVPAPTGLADSVWGALPGNGGGGSSGRWRKYLAALGVVIAVFGVTAVAADRLPGDQLVSTTVNQNTPVALGDTTTTTTTKTTSAPPTTAPNQPPFDLVIVAPTDLARLTVNGSDQQGVFWSGRASGSADYDGSGVLTYEWFSDQTSVRLGVGKDAVILLRGAAGAPVTHVLTMRVKDDAGMFSEVSITVDVVR